In the genome of Microcoleus vaginatus PCC 9802, the window AGTTATCGGTTGGGGTTGCAAGCTCTAGTTAGTTACCTGATTAAAAATTAAAAATTTACCGATTGTAGCGATCGGATGAGGGCAGGTTTTAGATGGAAAACCAGCCCTTATATGTTTGGGGTGAATTCAAATTAATCACAAGAGTTAGGCAAAGAAGCAAACCAGGAAGAATTCTAAATTACCAATTACCAATTACTAACAACTTGAGTTAAATTCAAATGCGGCATTCCCTGTTGAGCAAGTTTCAAGGAACCATCCTGGGGGCAGTTTTAGGAGACTCTATAGGCCTGCAATACCAAAGGCAACTCGTGGGTATTCCCCCCCAAACAGAAGACTTGCAGCCGATTTTACAACTGACGAAACACCAACAATTGACCTTAAGTGGGGCAACATTGGCGTTGAATTCTGTCAACAGTAAAATCCCAAGTGGCAAAGACTCATCCGAATCCGGGAGACTTGCGGTGGCGTGCGCTCAAAGTTTAATTCGGTGTAGCGGTTTAGATTTAAAAGATTGGCGCGATACTTGGGAAGCATTTGCCAAGTCGGAAATCTACCATCGGCCAAGCACTGAGTTTGAAAGCATCCTTAATCCTTGTGAAGCTGCCGTTGCGACGCTTCCTGCTGCGATGTTTTTTCACGAAAATAAAGCCAAGCTGCGAGAAAAAATCATGCTGGCGATAGAGGTTTGGCCCAACGAAAAGCAGCCAGAATGGGAAACAGCAATTTTAGCAGTAGCATATATGCTCGCCCGAGCTCTCAAAGAAAGACTTGACCCGGCAACAGCGATCGAGCAAACAATTGCCTACGTGAAAACAGATCATGGCTTAACAGAGCTG includes:
- a CDS encoding ADP-ribosylglycohydrolase family protein; this encodes MRHSLLSKFQGTILGAVLGDSIGLQYQRQLVGIPPQTEDLQPILQLTKHQQLTLSGATLALNSVNSKIPSGKDSSESGRLAVACAQSLIRCSGLDLKDWRDTWEAFAKSEIYHRPSTEFESILNPCEAAVATLPAAMFFHENKAKLREKIMLAIEVWPNEKQPEWETAILAVAYMLARALKERLDPATAIEQTIAYVKTDHGLTELLLQVQILLEKGADLETATTHLCKSATALRERQDEGKKKSHTNSIINPGIFIPIAVAFYCFLNTPEDLRLSVVRAARCGIAGQLTCALTGALSGAYNGVAAIPVEWRQVSSAALTSVPLAEGPEPSVWETRSDAKIVELANNLFAVWAGVYRPDATQDSAALARAVAAPYVIRPRNI